A genomic segment from Clostridium pasteurianum BC1 encodes:
- a CDS encoding BrxA family protein, with protein MEYKSIIKFRPYLYKETKKDASLVKQGLSIDDIKMKSIEDNIFQLESEARKKEVASIIAVRLKDLDEYIIYKISEGNIETSKILVLYSIIRTDRLFFEFMNEIYREKLLLRKNQALEYMTPSQFRDKYKILIAS; from the coding sequence ATGGAATATAAATCTATTATTAAGTTCAGACCATACTTATATAAAGAAACAAAAAAGGATGCAAGCCTTGTAAAACAAGGACTTAGTATTGATGATATAAAGATGAAATCAATAGAAGATAATATCTTTCAGCTTGAAAGTGAAGCCAGAAAGAAGGAAGTTGCATCAATAATTGCTGTAAGACTAAAAGACTTAGATGAATACATAATATATAAAATATCAGAAGGTAATATAGAAACATCAAAGATACTTGTTCTATATTCGATTATTAGAACAGATAGGTTATTTTTTGAATTTATGAATGAAATTTACAGAGAGAAATTGTTATTAAGGAAAAATCAAGCATTAGAGTATATGACACCATCTCAATTTAGAGATAAATATAAAATTTTGATAGCATCTTAG
- a CDS encoding MurR/RpiR family transcriptional regulator has translation MDNSEESGKQDLMRTIQLKFQRLSKGQKLIAEYILKHYDKAAFMTAAKLGVSVGVSESTVVRFANELGFSGYPKLQKALQELIKNKLTTVQRLELSNNFISEENALKGVLKSDMENIRTTLEKINHRAFEDVVNCIFAARKIYIIGLRSSTALSEFLGFYLNLILDNVNIVAYGMSDIFEQLINISHEDLVIGIGFPRYAIRTIEALNYAQSRGTKVVAITDSLLSPLATKADYTLIAQSNMASFVDSLVAPLSVINALIVAVGLREKEKISRTFEDLENIWKEYQVYSFKANEER, from the coding sequence ATGGATAATAGTGAGGAAAGTGGCAAGCAGGATTTGATGAGAACTATTCAACTAAAATTTCAAAGACTTAGTAAAGGTCAGAAATTAATAGCTGAGTACATATTAAAGCATTATGATAAAGCTGCATTTATGACAGCGGCAAAATTAGGTGTAAGTGTTGGAGTAAGTGAATCTACGGTAGTTAGATTTGCCAATGAATTGGGCTTTAGTGGTTATCCTAAATTACAAAAAGCTTTACAGGAATTGATAAAAAATAAATTAACTACAGTTCAAAGATTAGAACTTTCAAATAATTTTATAAGTGAAGAAAATGCATTAAAGGGTGTTTTAAAATCTGATATGGAAAATATAAGGACTACATTGGAAAAAATAAATCATCGTGCTTTTGAAGATGTGGTTAATTGTATTTTTGCAGCAAGGAAAATATATATAATTGGTCTTAGAAGTTCAACAGCATTATCTGAGTTTTTGGGTTTCTATTTAAATTTAATTTTAGATAATGTTAATATAGTTGCCTATGGTATGAGTGATATATTTGAACAGCTAATTAACATATCTCATGAGGATCTTGTAATCGGCATAGGATTTCCAAGGTATGCTATAAGAACTATAGAAGCACTTAATTATGCACAAAGTAGGGGTACAAAGGTAGTAGCTATAACTGACAGCTTACTTTCACCTTTAGCCACAAAAGCTGATTATACTTTGATAGCACAGAGTAATATGGCATCTTTTGTGGATTCTTTAGTGGCGCCCTTAAGTGTAATAAATGCATTAATTGTAGCTGTTGGACTTAGAGAAAAAGAAAAAATATCACGTACTTTTGAAGATTTAGAAAATATATGGAAAGAATATCAAGTGTATTCCTTTAAAGCTAACGAGGAAAGATAA
- a CDS encoding YkuS family protein has protein sequence MIRTIGVEKGLSNVESFLKSRGYNVKEFETTEINDKNFLNSVDFIVSTGENENFIGIENSSTKIPIISAEGRSPENIEKQIIRIQ, from the coding sequence ATGATAAGAACTATTGGCGTAGAAAAAGGCTTAAGTAATGTAGAAAGTTTTTTAAAAAGCAGAGGCTACAACGTTAAGGAATTTGAGACTACTGAAATCAATGACAAAAATTTTTTAAACAGTGTTGATTTTATAGTTTCCACTGGAGAAAATGAAAACTTTATTGGAATTGAGAATTCTTCTACAAAGATTCCAATTATATCAGCTGAAGGCAGATCTCCTGAAAACATTGAAAAGCAAATAATAAGAATACAATAG
- a CDS encoding nitrogenase component 1, which produces MGNVIEQPRYTCAIGSQHTVLAIRGAVPVLHCGPGCSNKVSLALTTSAGYQGESDFGGTHIPCTNSSEKDIVFGGEKKLDETIDGALKVLKGNLFVVLTGCTADIVGDDVISIASKYQREGKPVINAETAGFKGSNYVGHELVIKSIIEQYIGDAKPKVRKGLVNVFSVVPNQDPFWRGDLKEIKRILTAIGLEVNILFGYESKGVEEWKDIPNAEFNLVLNPWVGLKAAKLLERKFGTKFLHYQELPVGAAATSKFLRTVGEFANLDKDKVEQVIKEEEFSFYKYFLDIGDFIAEGRAGLPFELYTIADSAYAIGASNFLINELGYVPKGAFLIDNVPEKYKDNVTNIFEGIHEEYKGKVFFENDGGSIEKIIRNDVNIPRKTLILGSTWEDKLSEDLNAPVVYISNPILDKLIVNKTYIGYTGGLNLIEEIYSSILSNKNFNQRVNAISI; this is translated from the coding sequence TTGGGTAACGTAATTGAACAGCCAAGATATACTTGTGCAATAGGATCACAACATACGGTTCTTGCAATAAGAGGAGCAGTACCAGTTTTACACTGTGGACCTGGCTGCAGTAACAAAGTTTCATTGGCTTTAACAACATCAGCAGGTTATCAAGGGGAAAGTGATTTTGGAGGAACCCACATACCTTGCACAAATTCATCAGAAAAGGATATAGTTTTTGGTGGAGAGAAGAAACTTGATGAAACAATTGATGGTGCATTAAAGGTACTTAAGGGTAATTTATTTGTGGTTTTGACAGGATGTACAGCAGATATAGTTGGAGATGATGTTATATCTATAGCTAGTAAATATCAAAGAGAAGGAAAACCAGTTATTAATGCAGAAACAGCAGGTTTTAAAGGAAGTAACTACGTAGGTCATGAGCTTGTCATAAAAAGCATAATTGAACAATATATAGGAGATGCTAAGCCAAAGGTTAGAAAGGGCTTAGTAAATGTATTTTCAGTTGTTCCAAATCAAGATCCATTTTGGAGAGGTGATTTAAAGGAAATAAAAAGAATTTTAACTGCCATAGGCTTAGAAGTAAATATACTTTTTGGGTATGAGAGTAAAGGTGTTGAAGAGTGGAAGGATATTCCTAATGCAGAATTTAATTTAGTGCTAAACCCATGGGTTGGATTAAAGGCGGCAAAACTTCTTGAAAGAAAATTTGGAACTAAATTTCTTCATTATCAAGAGTTGCCTGTTGGTGCTGCTGCAACTAGTAAATTTTTAAGAACTGTTGGAGAGTTTGCAAATCTTGATAAAGATAAGGTTGAACAAGTAATAAAGGAAGAGGAATTTTCATTTTATAAATACTTTTTAGATATTGGTGACTTTATAGCTGAAGGAAGGGCAGGATTACCTTTTGAATTGTATACTATTGCTGATTCTGCTTATGCAATAGGTGCGAGTAATTTCCTAATTAATGAATTAGGATATGTTCCTAAGGGTGCTTTTTTAATAGATAATGTTCCAGAAAAATATAAAGATAATGTTACTAATATATTTGAAGGAATTCATGAGGAATATAAAGGAAAGGTATTTTTTGAAAACGATGGGGGATCTATAGAAAAAATAATAAGAAATGATGTAAATATTCCTAGAAAAACCCTCATTTTAGGAAGCACCTGGGAAGATAAGTTATCTGAAGATTTAAATGCACCAGTAGTTTATATAAGTAATCCAATTTTAGATAAACTAATTGTAAATAAAACTTATATTGGTTATACTGGGGGATTAAATCTTATTGAAGAAATTTACTCTTCTATTTTAAGTAATAAGAATTTCAATCAAAGAGTTAACGCTATATCTATATAA
- a CDS encoding dinitrogenase iron-molybdenum cofactor biosynthesis protein, with product MSIKIAVGSSDGKVIDQHFGSGNKFYVFEVFEDGTNQYIETFDIKEEDIINESKKYSSKKVRSLDRTHSGSLGGGCGSGSQGSCGGGSCSGGHDDSQLIGRISLLSKYDAVLVNKIGNKAEKMLIFSGLHAFENGGIIEEALSKLYIYLKRTKAI from the coding sequence ATGTCTATTAAAATTGCTGTAGGAAGCAGTGATGGAAAGGTTATTGATCAACATTTTGGGAGTGGAAATAAATTTTATGTATTTGAAGTTTTTGAAGATGGCACTAACCAGTATATTGAAACATTTGATATTAAGGAAGAAGACATAATCAATGAAAGTAAAAAATATAGTTCAAAAAAAGTACGTAGTTTAGATAGGACTCACAGTGGAAGTCTTGGTGGAGGCTGCGGCAGTGGTTCTCAAGGTAGCTGTGGAGGTGGTTCATGCTCTGGAGGACATGATGATTCTCAATTAATTGGAAGGATAAGTCTGCTTTCAAAATATGATGCCGTTTTAGTAAATAAAATTGGGAATAAAGCTGAAAAGATGTTAATATTCAGTGGTTTACATGCTTTTGAAAATGGTGGCATAATTGAAGAGGCCTTATCAAAATTGTACATTTATTTAAAGAGAACAAAAGCAATATAA
- a CDS encoding NAD(P)/FAD-dependent oxidoreductase, with product MKRVIVVGGGPAGIMAAMAAAERNKVLLIERNEKLGKKLYITGKGRCNVTNNKDISEFFDFIPGNPEFLYSSLYTYNNIDIINYFEEMGVNLKVERGDRVFPKSDKSSDIINALRRSLDDKNVEIMLNTQISSINIENDSVKSLITDDGKVIKGDHFIICTGGLSYPQTGSTGDGLTFAKKAGHHITKIKPSLVPIEVKEPWIKDLQGLSLRNVELLIKNNQKTVYREFGEMLFTHYGVSGPIALKASRIIDEKADMSIVINLKPALKIEELDKRIQKDFIKFSNKDFKNSLNELLPQKLISTIVNLSGIDENKKVNSITKEERRKLINIIQNFTLKVKGLRGIEEAIVTSGGVDIKEIDPSTLKSKLINNLSFAGEVMDVDAYTGGYNIQIAFSTGHLAGENID from the coding sequence TTGAAACGAGTTATAGTTGTTGGTGGAGGACCGGCAGGTATTATGGCTGCTATGGCAGCTGCTGAAAGAAATAAAGTATTACTAATTGAAAGAAACGAAAAATTAGGAAAAAAATTATATATTACGGGTAAAGGAAGATGTAATGTAACCAATAATAAGGATATTAGTGAATTCTTTGATTTTATTCCTGGAAATCCTGAATTTCTATATAGTTCTTTATATACCTATAATAATATTGATATTATAAATTATTTTGAAGAAATGGGAGTAAATTTAAAAGTAGAAAGAGGAGATAGGGTTTTCCCGAAATCTGATAAGTCTTCCGATATAATAAATGCATTAAGGAGATCTTTAGATGATAAAAATGTAGAGATTATGTTGAATACACAGATAAGTAGTATTAATATAGAAAATGACAGTGTAAAAAGTTTAATTACAGATGATGGCAAGGTAATTAAGGGGGATCATTTTATAATATGTACAGGCGGATTATCCTATCCTCAAACAGGTTCTACAGGAGATGGATTAACTTTTGCTAAAAAAGCTGGTCACCACATTACTAAAATCAAACCTTCTCTTGTTCCAATAGAAGTTAAAGAGCCATGGATAAAAGATCTTCAGGGCCTTTCTCTTAGAAATGTAGAGCTACTTATTAAAAACAATCAGAAGACAGTATACAGAGAATTTGGAGAAATGCTATTTACCCATTACGGAGTATCTGGTCCTATTGCATTAAAAGCCAGTAGAATTATTGATGAAAAAGCTGATATGTCTATAGTGATAAATTTAAAGCCAGCTTTAAAAATTGAGGAACTGGATAAGAGGATACAAAAAGACTTTATAAAATTTTCAAATAAGGACTTTAAAAATTCTTTGAATGAATTACTTCCTCAAAAGTTAATAAGTACTATTGTTAATCTTTCAGGTATAGATGAAAATAAAAAAGTAAATTCTATAACGAAAGAGGAAAGAAGAAAATTGATTAATATTATACAGAATTTTACTTTAAAGGTTAAGGGCTTACGTGGAATTGAAGAGGCCATAGTTACTTCAGGAGGAGTGGATATAAAAGAAATAGATCCTTCTACCTTAAAATCAAAGCTAATAAATAATTTATCCTTTGCAGGAGAAGTAATGGATGTTGATGCATATACTGGCGGATATAATATACAAATAGCTTTTTCTACAGGACACCTGGCAGGAGAAAATATAGATTAA
- a CDS encoding DUF6465 family protein, giving the protein MSKRIKNLNELKDATIDASKVTAKKVIDASETAKVNIQKNLNELKDVSKSTAQKVRVASKTAQKTIAKTSEDIAKAVNIKGIKENIEPPLNKSKENIQKNLSDLKDVTLDVSKATAKKVLNASEELVNSVKSNINKPKAFTKSIYIQYLGKEISEDYLVEQFRLKWSETHKLSDIVDLKIYYKVEENTAYYLVNNEITLSIKFI; this is encoded by the coding sequence ATGAGTAAAAGAATTAAAAATTTAAATGAACTCAAAGACGCCACTATAGATGCTTCTAAAGTTACTGCTAAAAAGGTAATTGATGCGTCTGAAACTGCTAAAGTGAATATACAAAAAAATTTAAATGAACTCAAAGATGTTTCCAAATCTACAGCTCAAAAGGTAAGGGTTGCTTCCAAGACTGCCCAAAAAACAATAGCTAAGACTTCCGAGGACATAGCAAAAGCAGTTAACATAAAGGGGATTAAAGAAAATATAGAGCCACCTTTAAACAAGTCTAAAGAAAATATACAAAAGAATTTAAGTGATTTAAAGGATGTTACCCTGGATGTTTCCAAAGCTACTGCTAAAAAAGTATTAAATGCTTCAGAAGAATTAGTAAACTCTGTTAAATCTAACATAAATAAACCTAAAGCTTTTACTAAATCTATCTATATACAATATTTAGGTAAAGAAATAAGCGAAGACTACTTAGTAGAACAATTTAGACTAAAATGGTCTGAAACTCATAAATTATCAGATATAGTAGATTTAAAAATCTATTATAAAGTTGAGGAAAACACAGCCTATTACTTAGTAAATAATGAAATTACTCTATCCATAAAATTCATCTAA
- a CDS encoding IS3 family transposase: MFEYIEMFYNTRRLHSSLGYISSVQFEKQF; this comes from the coding sequence ATATTCGAATACATAGAAATGTTCTATAATACCAGAAGACTGCATTCATCATTAGGTTATATTTCTTCAGTTCAATTTGAAAAACAATTTTAA
- a CDS encoding nitrogenase component 1 — translation MAINLNLPELDIRDKRLGAIISYNGSAQDIYEKSLERSIKPQERSFSQCGACSSSCAFGIVSNIIGSVVINHAPIGCASDFATAQNNIRRGSALRGIDTGNFKAISTNLEEKDTIYGGSGKLREAVLLAKERFNPKVVFVTASCASGIIGEDLESLTDNLSKETGINVVPVYCEGFKSKVWTTGFDASGHAILRKIVKKSSKKTNYINIINFQGAHVFDDLLGKLDLKPRYLFPFSTIEEIENISDAVATANICETLASYVAAALESEFDVPEVRAPVPTGIKWTDEWLREIGRMTNKEERVEEVIKEEHEKIKPKLDDLRAKLKGKKIYIMAGDAIVQSYVSAADSLGLEVIGAVAFHHDQAYDNDYQELNTVGNMLKHIGDVENYCVTNKQPYQFTNILKEFKPDFVLARHPGIAVVINKLGIPAFHLADPNMIIGYDGVVALGEKVYEAIRTQKYVETLAKHFESPYTDWWSKQDSFTFAKGGKKLG, via the coding sequence ATGGCAATAAATCTAAATTTACCAGAACTAGATATAAGAGATAAGAGATTAGGGGCAATTATATCTTATAATGGCTCTGCACAAGATATTTATGAAAAATCTCTAGAGCGTAGTATAAAACCACAGGAAAGAAGTTTTAGCCAGTGTGGAGCTTGTTCATCTTCCTGTGCTTTTGGAATTGTATCAAATATTATTGGATCTGTAGTTATAAATCATGCACCAATTGGCTGTGCATCAGATTTTGCTACGGCGCAGAATAATATTAGAAGAGGATCTGCCTTGAGAGGAATAGATACTGGAAATTTTAAAGCTATAAGTACAAATCTTGAAGAAAAAGACACCATATATGGTGGATCAGGTAAATTAAGAGAAGCTGTGCTGCTTGCAAAAGAAAGATTTAATCCAAAGGTAGTATTTGTAACTGCCTCCTGTGCTTCAGGAATTATTGGAGAAGATTTAGAAAGTTTAACAGATAATTTAAGTAAAGAAACGGGTATTAATGTTGTACCTGTTTATTGTGAAGGATTTAAATCTAAAGTTTGGACAACTGGCTTTGATGCATCTGGGCATGCAATATTAAGAAAGATAGTTAAGAAGTCTAGTAAAAAGACTAATTATATAAATATTATTAATTTTCAGGGAGCTCACGTATTTGATGATTTATTAGGAAAACTTGATTTAAAACCAAGATATTTATTCCCATTTTCAACTATTGAAGAAATTGAGAATATATCAGATGCAGTGGCAACAGCAAACATATGTGAAACTCTAGCTTCATATGTGGCAGCAGCTTTAGAAAGTGAATTTGATGTACCTGAGGTTAGGGCACCTGTTCCAACAGGAATAAAATGGACTGATGAATGGTTAAGAGAAATAGGGAGAATGACAAATAAGGAAGAAAGAGTTGAAGAAGTAATAAAGGAAGAACATGAGAAAATTAAGCCCAAATTGGACGATCTTAGAGCAAAGCTAAAAGGAAAGAAAATATATATTATGGCTGGAGATGCAATTGTTCAAAGCTATGTAAGTGCTGCTGATTCCTTAGGACTTGAAGTAATAGGAGCGGTAGCTTTCCACCACGACCAAGCTTATGATAATGATTATCAAGAACTTAATACGGTAGGGAACATGTTAAAGCATATTGGAGATGTTGAAAATTATTGTGTAACTAATAAGCAGCCTTATCAATTTACAAATATATTAAAGGAATTTAAACCTGATTTTGTACTTGCAAGGCATCCAGGCATTGCAGTAGTAATTAATAAATTAGGTATCCCAGCTTTTCATTTAGCTGATCCAAACATGATAATAGGTTATGATGGAGTAGTTGCTTTAGGAGAAAAAGTTTATGAGGCAATAAGGACGCAAAAATATGTTGAAACATTGGCTAAACATTTTGAGTCACCATATACGGATTGGTGGTCAAAACAAGACTCATTTACATTTGCAAAGGGAGGAAAAAAACTTGGGTAA
- the cmk gene encoding (d)CMP kinase, with translation MRLSVAIDGPAGAGKSTIAKIIGKNFNLMYINTGAMYRAITVVAIRNNITYSEIEKLCKLTDSLEMHFDEDKIVVNNEDLSDKINMPDISKQVSNYAAVSEIRERLVRLQRKMSEKYDVVMDGRDIGTVVLKDASFKFYLTASPEKRARRRFEEFMDKGINVDYEKILSDIIKRDYIDSHREVNPLTKAEDAIEIDSSEMTIEEVVDFITNCIRKDICEASGIFKK, from the coding sequence TTGAGATTGTCTGTAGCCATAGATGGGCCTGCTGGAGCAGGTAAAAGTACCATAGCAAAAATAATAGGCAAAAATTTTAATCTTATGTATATAAATACGGGAGCAATGTACAGAGCCATAACTGTAGTGGCCATTAGAAACAATATAACTTACTCAGAAATAGAAAAATTATGTAAACTTACAGATTCTTTAGAAATGCATTTTGATGAAGATAAAATTGTTGTGAATAATGAGGATTTAAGTGATAAAATAAATATGCCTGATATCAGTAAACAGGTATCAAATTATGCTGCTGTTTCTGAAATAAGAGAAAGGCTTGTAAGACTTCAAAGAAAAATGTCTGAAAAATATGATGTGGTTATGGATGGAAGAGACATTGGAACTGTGGTTTTAAAGGATGCTTCCTTTAAATTTTATTTAACTGCTTCTCCTGAAAAGAGAGCAAGGAGAAGATTTGAAGAATTTATGGATAAAGGTATCAATGTAGATTATGAAAAAATACTTAGTGACATAATAAAAAGAGATTACATAGATTCCCATAGAGAAGTGAATCCTTTAACTAAGGCAGAAGATGCTATAGAAATAGATTCTTCTGAGATGACTATTGAGGAAGTAGTAGATTTTATAACTAATTGTATAAGAAAAGATATTTGTGAAGCTTCAGGCATCTTCAAAAAATAA
- a CDS encoding pseudouridine synthase gives MEERLQKFMASCGVASRRSCERIIEEGRVKVNGVVARQLGIKIDVDLDEVLVDGNKIFLEEKKVYIMLNKPEGYLCTLKDERGRKTVLDLVKVNERIFPIGRLDYDTSGLLIMTNDGEVYNKVIHPSKKIDKVYEATIKGQPFKEEIKRFCNGIDIGNYITAPAEIRIIEGNEEKSKVEITIHEGKKRQIRRMCKAIKHPVITLKRLSIGKIALNTGLKKGQWRYLEVSEIDYLKNL, from the coding sequence ATGGAAGAAAGATTGCAGAAATTTATGGCAAGTTGTGGAGTAGCATCAAGAAGAAGCTGTGAGAGAATAATAGAAGAAGGAAGAGTAAAGGTCAATGGTGTTGTGGCTCGGCAACTAGGTATTAAAATAGATGTAGATTTGGATGAGGTTTTGGTAGATGGAAATAAAATTTTTCTTGAAGAAAAAAAGGTATATATTATGCTCAATAAACCAGAGGGCTATTTATGTACATTAAAGGATGAAAGAGGAAGAAAAACTGTACTGGATTTGGTAAAAGTAAATGAAAGAATTTTTCCTATAGGCAGGCTTGACTATGATACCTCGGGATTATTAATTATGACTAATGATGGAGAGGTGTATAATAAAGTAATACATCCCAGTAAAAAAATAGATAAGGTTTATGAAGCCACTATAAAAGGGCAGCCTTTCAAAGAAGAGATAAAAAGATTTTGTAATGGAATAGATATAGGTAATTATATTACAGCACCAGCGGAGATTAGGATAATTGAAGGCAATGAAGAAAAGTCCAAAGTGGAAATTACAATACATGAAGGTAAAAAGAGGCAGATAAGAAGGATGTGTAAGGCCATCAAGCATCCTGTAATTACTTTAAAAAGATTATCTATTGGTAAAATAGCTTTAAATACAGGTCTAAAAAAGGGACAATGGAGATATTTAGAGGTTAGTGAAATAGATTATCTTAAAAATTTATAA
- a CDS encoding bifunctional 4-hydroxy-3-methylbut-2-enyl diphosphate reductase/30S ribosomal protein S1 → MKKIILADSAGFCFGVKRAVDIATSTEKKYNKKIYTLGQLIHNNDVVKYLEENNIYAIDIEDIDKLKESDVVIIRSHGISPDILKLLKDKNLNVVDATCPFVAKIHEKVKEYSENGYELIIVGDKDHPEVMGINGWCGNRAIISKKGENLDNISQKICVVAQTTEKQENWEKVLSAVSEKAKDAVSFNTICSATEIRQKKAEELSKNSDVVVVIGAHHSSNTTKLYEICKSNCENTIHVENSGEIPDELYKEKNNIIIGVAAGASTPDWIIKEAINKMSDEQNVEGMNEVIRMMDENEKKVYVGALLKGEIIQINDKEAFLNIGYKNDGILPLSEVTSDPNVKLTDLFTVGEEIKTKVIKLKNEDNYVVLSRSELERDEGHKAIKEAFESKASIKVLVKEEVNGGLVSRYKGIRVFIPASHIELYHVDDLSAYVGKELEINIIEFSKRRNTTRIVGSRRDLLKSVKQESEEKTWESLEKGQIVEGQIKRLTNFGAFIDIDGVDGLLHVSEISWGRIEKPSDALKVDEKIKVYILDVDKENKKLSLSVKKLVEDPWINVEEKYPVGSVVLGKVVRFATFGAFIELEPGVDALVHISEISHKRIAKPSDVLSIGEEVKAKILDVNKEDKKIGLSIKEVEETVD, encoded by the coding sequence ATGAAAAAAATTATTTTAGCAGATAGTGCAGGTTTTTGTTTTGGTGTAAAAAGAGCTGTTGATATAGCAACGAGTACAGAAAAAAAATACAATAAAAAAATTTATACCTTAGGACAATTAATTCATAATAATGATGTAGTTAAATATCTGGAAGAAAATAATATTTATGCAATAGATATTGAAGATATAGATAAATTAAAGGAAAGTGATGTTGTTATAATAAGATCACATGGTATTTCTCCTGATATACTAAAATTATTAAAAGATAAAAATTTAAATGTTGTGGATGCTACTTGTCCATTTGTGGCTAAAATACATGAAAAAGTAAAAGAATATAGTGAAAATGGCTATGAACTTATTATTGTTGGAGATAAAGATCATCCAGAAGTAATGGGTATAAATGGCTGGTGTGGTAATAGAGCTATTATCTCCAAAAAAGGTGAAAACCTAGATAATATTTCACAAAAAATATGCGTAGTTGCACAGACTACAGAAAAACAGGAAAATTGGGAAAAAGTATTATCAGCAGTGTCAGAAAAAGCTAAAGATGCAGTATCTTTTAATACTATATGCAGTGCTACAGAGATAAGACAAAAAAAGGCTGAAGAATTATCAAAAAACTCAGATGTGGTGGTAGTAATTGGAGCACATCATAGTTCCAATACTACTAAGCTCTATGAAATATGTAAAAGCAATTGTGAAAATACAATACATGTAGAAAATTCAGGTGAAATACCTGATGAATTATATAAAGAAAAGAATAATATTATAATAGGCGTTGCAGCAGGAGCTTCAACACCAGATTGGATTATAAAGGAGGCAATAAATAAAATGAGTGATGAACAAAATGTAGAAGGTATGAATGAAGTAATTAGAATGATGGATGAAAATGAAAAAAAGGTTTATGTAGGTGCCTTGTTAAAAGGAGAAATAATACAAATTAATGACAAAGAAGCATTTTTAAATATTGGATACAAAAATGATGGTATACTTCCTTTAAGTGAAGTTACCAGTGACCCAAATGTAAAATTAACTGATTTATTTACTGTAGGCGAAGAAATAAAAACTAAGGTAATAAAATTAAAAAATGAAGATAATTATGTAGTCCTTTCAAGAAGTGAACTTGAGAGAGATGAGGGACATAAAGCTATAAAAGAAGCCTTTGAGAGTAAAGCTTCCATAAAGGTATTGGTAAAAGAAGAAGTTAATGGAGGACTTGTATCAAGATATAAAGGCATAAGAGTATTTATTCCAGCCTCCCATATAGAACTTTATCATGTAGATGATTTGAGTGCCTATGTAGGAAAAGAATTAGAAATTAACATAATTGAATTTTCAAAGAGAAGAAATACTACTAGAATTGTAGGTTCAAGAAGAGATTTGTTAAAGTCAGTTAAGCAAGAATCAGAAGAAAAAACTTGGGAGTCTTTAGAAAAGGGCCAAATAGTAGAAGGGCAGATAAAGAGACTTACAAACTTTGGAGCTTTTATTGATATAGATGGGGTTGATGGACTTCTACACGTATCTGAAATATCCTGGGGAAGAATAGAAAAACCTTCTGATGCATTAAAGGTTGATGAAAAAATTAAAGTATATATTTTAGATGTAGATAAAGAAAACAAGAAATTATCTCTTAGTGTTAAGAAACTAGTTGAAGATCCTTGGATAAATGTAGAGGAAAAATATCCTGTAGGTTCAGTGGTATTAGGTAAAGTTGTACGTTTTGCTACCTTTGGTGCTTTTATTGAGTTAGAACCAGGTGTAGATGCACTTGTACACATATCAGAAATAAGCCACAAGAGAATAGCTAAGCCTTCAGATGTACTTAGTATAGGAGAAGAAGTTAAGGCTAAAATTCTTGATGTAAATAAGGAAGATAAAAAAATAGGTCTTAGTATAAAAGAAGTTGAAGAAACTGTTGATTAA